From Erigeron canadensis isolate Cc75 chromosome 8, C_canadensis_v1, whole genome shotgun sequence, one genomic window encodes:
- the LOC122580528 gene encoding stress-induced protein KIN2-like: MNNSQSASYNAGQAKGQAEEKSNQLMDKASQAAASAQETAQQAGQQIKAGAQGVADAAKDATGMNK, translated from the exons ATGAATAACAGCCAAAGCGCAAGCTACAACGCTGGCCAAGCCAAGGGCCAAGCCGAG GAGAAGAGCAACCAGCTGATGGACAAAGCTAGCCAAGCAGCCGCGTCTGCTCAGGAAACAGCCCAACAG GCTGGCCAACAGATCAAGGCAGGTGCACAAGGAGTTGCGGATGCAGCCAAAGATGCAACTGGCATGAACAAATGA
- the LOC122611343 gene encoding S-adenosylmethionine decarboxylase proenzyme-like, giving the protein MTVEVMSAIGFEGYEKRLEITFSEPGFFADPGGKGLRSLTKEQLDVILTPAQCTIVSSLSNELLDSYVLSESSLFVYPYKIIIKTCGTTKLLLSIPPILELSSELSLAVKSVRYTRGNFIFPGAQPFPHRSFIEEVAVLDSYFGKLGSGSKAYVMGGVDQSQRWHVYSVSAESTDPPIYTLEMCMTGLEKKSAAVFFKTQSSSAAEMTEVSGIRKILPESQICDFDFDPCGYSMNAIEEGAISTIHVTPEDGFSYASFEAVGYALESSTELTHLIERVLACFQPREFTVSLHGNDLKDHQNLNVEAYTVKERSFEDLGEGGSMVYYGFSKGDSCCGSPRSTLHGCWSEHEDEEVAKK; this is encoded by the coding sequence ATGACGGTCGAAGTCATGTCTGCTATTGGCTTTGAAGGCTATGAAAAGAGACTTGAAATtactttttctgaacctggttTCTTTGCTGACCCTGGAGGCAAGGGCCTCCGTTCTCTGACTAAGGAACAACTGGATGTAATTCTGACACCGGCTCAGTGCACCATTGTTTCTTCTCTATCAAATGAGTTATTAGACTCTTACGTTCTTTCGGAATCAAGCCTCTTTGTTTACCCATATAAGATTATCATCAAGACTTGTGGCACCACAAAGCTGCTCCTTTCGATCCCACCTATACTTGAGTTATCTTCCGAACTCTCCCTTGCTGTCAAATCTGTAAGGTATACTCGTGGAAATTTTATCTTTCCAGGAGCACAGCCGTTTCCACACCGTAGCTTCATCGAAGAAGTGGCGGTCCTTGATAGTTACTTCGGGAAGCTTGGTTCTGGCAGCAAAGCCTATGTCATGGGAGGTGTTGACCAAAGCCAACGATGGCACGTCTATTCTGTTTCAGCAGAATCCACTGATCCGCCCATTTACACACTTGAAATGTGTATGACGGGTTTGGAAAAGAAGAGCGCTGCCGTGTTTTTCAAGACTCAATCTAGCTCTGCAGCTGAAATGACTGAAGTTTCTGGTATCCGAAAGATTCTACCCGAGTCCCAAATTTGTGATTTTGACTTTGACCCGTGTGGGTACTCGATGAACGCCATTGAAGAGGGTGCTATTTCAACTATCCATGTAACACCTGAAGATGGTTTTAGCTATGCTAGCTTTGAAGCTGTGGGTTATGCCTTAGAATCGTCCACCGAGCTAACCCATTTGATTGAAAGGGTATTGGCTTGCTTCCAGCCCCGTGAGTTTACTGTATCGTTGCATGGAAATGACTTAAAAGATCATCAAAATCTGAATGTGGAAGCATATACTGTGAAAGAAAGAAGCTTTGAAGATCTGGGTGAAGGTGGTTCAATGGTGTATTATGGATTCTCTAAGGGAGATAGCTGCTGTGGCTCTCCCAGGTCCACTCTGCATGGCTGTTGGAGTGAGCACGAAGACGAAGAAGTGGCGAAGAAATAA